The genomic segment CAACGGGGTCGCCCCGCCGGGCAGCCGCTTCGGCCCGGAGGGGGCGGCCGGGCGGCGGAGGATCCGGTGGTCGGTCACGCTCGTGTGCGGAATGTTCGAACTGCCGGCACGGGGCATGTGGCACGCGACACAACTGTCCCGTTTGCCCTGGCGCTCGGGAAGCGGGGCGGTACACCCTTTCGACTCGTGGCAGGTCTGACACCGCCCGCGATAAAACTGGTCGCGGCTGGCGGGTGCGGGGGCCGCGTGCGGATCGTGGCAATCCGTACACCCGAGGCGCCCGCCCCCGGCGGCGGAGCACCGACTCTGTTCCAACTGCTCGAACTGCCCCACCGATCGGTTCATGTCCGCCACGTCGGGGTGCGGGACGAAAACGGAGACGAACTGCTCGAACGGGAGCCCAGGGCGGAACTCGAACACCTCACGGCCCCGGCGCGGAACCCGCTCCTGGCCCTGGAGGTGGCACTGCGCACACACCGACGCGCGCAGCTCCGGTGACAGGTGCTTCGGGTTAACGATCGACGTGTCGATTTTGTTCGTGACCGTTGCGTCGGAGCGCTCGGAGACGTGCAACGCGCCGGGGCCGTGGCACCGCTCGCATCCGATGGCCGCCTGGAGCGGGAGGAGCGGCGTGCGGTACCGGTTCAGCGACCGCGGGACCGGTTCGGCCCGATCGACGTGGCAGAACAGGCAGTCGGCCCCGATCGCCCGGCGACCGCCGGTGCCCAGATCGAAGCCGGGAGACACGTCCCACCGCGCGTCCTGGGAGAACCAACTGATCGGCGACTGCCACACGGCGCCCTTCTCCGTCGAGAGGTACGACCGCCCCCGGGTCCCGGACCCGATGATGAGATCGGTAGCGATTACGTACTCGGGGAGCGGGTTCGCGTCGGCGTCGTTCGCGCTCAGACGGTGGACGAGCGACTCCGCGGCGCGGGTCACGTTGAGTTGGTAGCCCTCGACGCGGAAGGGGATGTTGGCCCTCGCGTCGTACCGTTCGATCGGGTTCGGGCCGGGGGCGGTCGTTGCGGATCGGCCCATCGGGTGCGCGTGATAGGTGTCGCAAATGCCGCGATGGCAAGCCTCGCAACTCTGGTCACCGACATACGCGACACCCGGCTTCACGTTTCTGAAAGGTGTCGGAAAGGTGACGCGGGGATCGGGCGCGGCCCCATCGGGAGCGAAGTCGTCTGTGTCCGCGGGCGCAGTGGCCTCGGCCGTTGGGGGCCGAGGGGGATCGGGCCGGTCGGCGCCGTACCACGCCCATGCGGCGAACAGGAGGAGCGCCGCACCGATGAGGATGAACAGGGCGGCTCTTAGCGGTCGGGGCATGGGGAGAGATCGTGACAGATTCGACGATCCGACCGGCGGCGTGTCGGTTAAAGGAAGCATAACCGAACCGGAGCGAGATGTCACTACAGCACCGATCCTCCGGGCGGTGAATGGGAAGCGCTGGTGGGTGCGGCTTGCGCTCCGCGCGACCGCACGCATCGTGGTGGCTCAAGTCAGAATTCGCAAGTCATAAAGTCGAAGACCCAGCCCCGCTCCGGTCTTCGGCTTCACGCCCTGCGACCTTACGACTCGAGACGGCAATGCGCCGCCCAAGAACCGAGCGGCAATGACACCCGCGGCCCTCTTCTCTATCTCAATCTCCATGACGAGTCCCGCTGCCCCCCGCCCGGTCCTCGCGACCTCCATCGGCGATTTTCCCCTGTCCGAGTGCCGGCTCCAGGTGGGCGGCGCAACCCTCTCCGTGCTACACACGGACGCGGTTTTCAGTCTCGAAGAGGAAACCCAGTTCCTGAACGACCCGGACCGGCGCGTACCTTACGGGGCCGTGATGTGGCCGGCCGCCATCGCGCTCGCCCACGAGATCGCCACCCGCCCGGC from the Frigoriglobus tundricola genome contains:
- a CDS encoding cytochrome c3 family protein — its product is MPRPLRAALFILIGAALLLFAAWAWYGADRPDPPRPPTAEATAPADTDDFAPDGAAPDPRVTFPTPFRNVKPGVAYVGDQSCEACHRGICDTYHAHPMGRSATTAPGPNPIERYDARANIPFRVEGYQLNVTRAAESLVHRLSANDADANPLPEYVIATDLIIGSGTRGRSYLSTEKGAVWQSPISWFSQDARWDVSPGFDLGTGGRRAIGADCLFCHVDRAEPVPRSLNRYRTPLLPLQAAIGCERCHGPGALHVSERSDATVTNKIDTSIVNPKHLSPELRASVCAQCHLQGQERVPRRGREVFEFRPGLPFEQFVSVFVPHPDVADMNRSVGQFEQLEQSRCSAAGGGRLGCTDCHDPHAAPAPASRDQFYRGRCQTCHESKGCTAPLPERQGKRDSCVACHMPRAGSSNIPHTSVTDHRILRRPAAPSGPKRLPGGATPLVAFRTGPHAPPEPERQRDLGIALASVAVKLPANPGGPQRAFATLAEDRLTTALKTWRGDPDAWHALSLVRAVAGDTQGRFQAASAAVRSAPESDLALAELVEAALAARSGDRAEEAATSWVRLNPTAVEPLLARAAVFTRRAEWGKAERDARSALAIQPLHPEARLVLAVCRHHLGDVSGGRKGAETAAGLATSPQQREAMRDWYRRRTR